The Rhodoluna lacicola genome includes the window GGTTAGCTCTCCCTCAGGCAGCTCAACCAATAGGTCGTGAATGTGAGCCGTAACGACAAAACCCAACACCGAGTCCCCGAGAAATTCGAGGCGTTCGTTGTTGGGTGCGTTGCCGTGTTCGTAAGAATACGAACGGTGGGTAAGTGCGAGTTCGAGCAACTGTGGCTCGATCTCAACGCCTAAGCGAGTGCATAGAACGTTGAGGTTCATCGCGACTTAGAAAGTTTTACGCGTCAGCGACCTTGCGGCCCTTGTACTCAAGGAACAGCGCGTTGCCGGCTGAGTCTGAAACAAGCTTCGCGCGGTGAGGCATTGAGTAAACGGTCTTACCGTTCTCAACGGTCTTCACCAAGGTAATTTCAGCGGCCTTCCACTGTGAACGACGTGCGTGAGTGCGTGCACGAGATAGGCGTCTCTTTGGTACTGGCATGGTACTTACTCTTCCTTTTTATGAAGCTCTTGATTCTGAAGTTCTTGCAATGCATTCCACCGCGAATCAATCGGAGCTTCGTGCACATGGTGCGGATTGTCAGCCATCTTCACACCGCATTCCGCGCACAAACCTAAACAGTCAGTGCTACAAAGTGGGTGGAACGGAAGATTTAGTACTACCGCGTCACGGATGATTTGTTCCAGATCGATTTGCTCGTCTTCGACAACGTGTTCATCCTCGTTGATTAAAGAATAGGCGAAAAGTTCCTGAAAATCCACCTCAACCGGTACCGTGAGCGGCTCTAAACAGCGGCTGCACTCGGCATCGGCGTCCACGAATACCTCTCCGGTGGCCAGAATTCCCTCATGAACCGACTCCAGACGGACATCTAGATCAAGTTCGGCACCCTTTGGAATCAGGGCAATCCCCTCACCCATTTGGTCTGGAGTCAAAATATCAAGCTTAAGTTCGCGCATTTGACCGGGCTTATGCATCAAGTCATGCACGGCTAGAACGTAATCGGTGTTGCCAGTTCCATTACTGATTTTGGGGGCCATTAGTCCAGGGCCTTTCGATTAGCGGCCGAGGCGGCCAGAGCGCGCGCGGTTGATTGCGAGACGTATTTAGTCACTTCACCGCCCAGATCGGCAACCTGCTTGACCAGTGAACTCGATACGTGACCGTGAATTGGGTCAGCA containing:
- the rpmF gene encoding 50S ribosomal protein L32; its protein translation is MPVPKRRLSRARTHARRSQWKAAEITLVKTVENGKTVYSMPHRAKLVSDSAGNALFLEYKGRKVADA
- a CDS encoding YceD family protein: MAPKISNGTGNTDYVLAVHDLMHKPGQMRELKLDILTPDQMGEGIALIPKGAELDLDVRLESVHEGILATGEVFVDADAECSRCLEPLTVPVEVDFQELFAYSLINEDEHVVEDEQIDLEQIIRDAVVLNLPFHPLCSTDCLGLCAECGVKMADNPHHVHEAPIDSRWNALQELQNQELHKKEE